Proteins encoded within one genomic window of Cryptosporangium minutisporangium:
- a CDS encoding GmrSD restriction endonuclease domain-containing protein, producing MAKLSTILDQIDAGSMLLPEFQRGYVWNRDQVRGFMRSLYLGYPVGSLLVWETDTTDKAVRGVGVGASGVRQLLLDGQQRVTSLYGVTRGRPPTFFEGDPAAFTGLRFNVAEEAFEFYAPVKMKDDPLWIDVTELFVRGPESQIERLASDSRNWPYVGRLMKLQNLLEKEFHAEQITGPDKTTDVVVEIFNRVNSGGTKLSKGDLALAKICAEWSGARPTMRAYLQRWADEGYDFSLDWLLRTVNAVATGRAPFSALDDVSADEFEQALSSAADHIDLVLEEVASRLGLDHARVLPGRPAFAVLSRLLSENGGEFTSAVERDKALHWYVHAALSGRFAGSTETYLNQDLATVAEPNGIDELIARLERWRGRYDLTIDPRDLDGAGKGARFYPLVYLVSRVRGARDFLTGQEVAAAADLRVQPLFGKAVLSRAGYRPAEINAIANFVLVTPETASEVARRRPEEYLGRAEEMFPGLLASQSLPTDPDLWRVERYRDFLAARRELLAHSANDILDGLRTGARVDAPRLPRVVVRPGGDDEIDIRAEEVGALVDELVGLGLAAPERDSEIPDPETGRALSVAEAVWPDGLQPGQGAPVVLELDPDEADLPRMAELGYEVFTSVEALRGYALRRSREATGGSPEDAPVSPAVVSTPVPAADPAQEFHQAMATIYQRARDETGYTATYLLAMLAEEGGVETAKRLLASATVSTGFTALWHKGRLDLTVEALVLDPRFESLFTPDDLDIARARLAQFDYSPQ from the coding sequence ATGGCGAAGTTGAGCACGATCCTCGACCAGATCGATGCCGGATCGATGCTCCTGCCGGAGTTCCAGCGCGGCTACGTGTGGAACCGCGACCAGGTACGGGGCTTCATGCGGTCGCTCTACCTGGGATATCCGGTCGGATCGCTGCTGGTCTGGGAGACCGACACCACGGACAAGGCAGTACGCGGAGTCGGGGTCGGTGCTTCCGGTGTGCGGCAGTTACTTCTGGACGGGCAGCAGCGGGTCACCTCGCTCTACGGTGTGACCCGGGGGCGTCCGCCGACGTTCTTCGAGGGCGACCCGGCGGCGTTCACCGGTTTACGGTTCAACGTCGCCGAGGAGGCGTTCGAGTTCTACGCGCCGGTCAAGATGAAGGACGACCCGCTCTGGATCGACGTCACCGAGCTGTTCGTCCGCGGCCCCGAGTCGCAGATCGAGCGCCTCGCGTCGGACTCCCGGAACTGGCCGTACGTCGGCCGCTTGATGAAGCTGCAGAACCTGCTGGAGAAGGAGTTCCACGCCGAGCAGATCACCGGTCCGGACAAGACGACCGACGTTGTCGTCGAAATCTTCAACCGGGTCAACTCGGGCGGCACCAAGCTCTCCAAGGGTGACCTCGCGCTCGCCAAGATCTGCGCCGAGTGGTCCGGTGCCCGGCCGACGATGCGCGCCTACCTGCAGCGCTGGGCCGACGAGGGGTACGACTTCAGCCTCGACTGGCTGCTCCGCACCGTCAACGCGGTCGCGACCGGCCGAGCACCGTTCTCCGCGCTGGACGACGTGTCGGCCGACGAGTTCGAGCAGGCTCTGAGCAGCGCGGCCGACCACATCGACCTGGTGCTGGAGGAGGTCGCGTCCCGGCTGGGACTCGACCACGCCCGGGTGCTGCCCGGCCGCCCGGCGTTCGCGGTGCTGTCCCGGCTGCTCTCGGAGAACGGTGGTGAGTTCACCTCCGCCGTCGAGCGGGACAAGGCGCTCCACTGGTACGTGCACGCGGCGCTGTCCGGCCGGTTCGCGGGCTCCACCGAGACCTACCTGAACCAGGACCTGGCGACGGTCGCCGAGCCGAACGGCATCGACGAACTGATCGCCCGGCTCGAGCGCTGGCGGGGTCGGTACGACCTCACGATCGACCCGCGCGACCTGGATGGCGCGGGTAAGGGCGCGCGCTTCTACCCGCTCGTCTACCTGGTCAGCCGGGTCCGCGGAGCACGGGACTTCCTCACCGGCCAGGAGGTGGCGGCCGCCGCGGACCTGCGGGTGCAGCCTCTGTTCGGCAAGGCGGTGCTGTCCCGCGCCGGCTACCGGCCCGCGGAGATCAACGCGATCGCGAACTTCGTGCTGGTCACGCCGGAGACCGCGAGCGAGGTGGCGCGACGGCGGCCGGAGGAGTACCTGGGCCGCGCCGAGGAGATGTTCCCCGGGCTGCTCGCCTCCCAGAGCCTGCCCACCGACCCCGATCTCTGGCGGGTGGAGCGGTACCGCGACTTCCTGGCCGCGCGGCGCGAGCTGCTGGCCCACTCGGCGAACGACATCCTGGACGGTCTGCGCACCGGTGCCAGGGTCGACGCGCCCCGCCTGCCGCGGGTGGTCGTACGGCCGGGCGGGGACGACGAGATCGACATCCGGGCGGAGGAGGTCGGAGCGCTGGTCGACGAACTCGTCGGGCTGGGGCTCGCCGCGCCGGAGCGGGACTCCGAGATCCCGGATCCGGAGACCGGCCGCGCATTGTCGGTGGCCGAGGCGGTCTGGCCGGACGGTCTGCAGCCGGGCCAGGGCGCGCCGGTCGTCCTGGAACTGGACCCGGACGAGGCCGATCTGCCGCGGATGGCCGAACTCGGGTACGAGGTGTTCACGTCTGTCGAGGCCCTCCGGGGCTACGCGCTCCGCCGGAGTCGCGAGGCGACCGGCGGTTCGCCCGAGGACGCGCCGGTGTCGCCGGCGGTCGTGTCGACGCCGGTACCCGCCGCCGACCCGGCGCAGGAGTTCCACCAAGCCATGGCGACGATCTACCAGCGGGCCCGGGACGAGACCGGATACACCGCGACCTACCTGCTCGCGATGCTGGCCGAGGAGGGTGGCGTGGAGACCGCGAAGCGCCTCCTGGCGTCCGCGACCGTGAGCACGGGCTTCACGGCGCTGTGGCACAAGGGGCGCCTGGACCTGACCGTGGAGGCGCTGGTGCTGGACCCGCGCTTCGAATCCCTGTTCACGCCGGACGACCTGGACATCGCCCGGGCCCGCCTCGCCCAGTTCGACTACTCGCCGCAGTAA
- a CDS encoding UvrD-helicase domain-containing protein, which yields MAQLAVHVEFLGEFGRLDPAEREDLRAALTRLPELPLETTPGARDDRLRTARLTDRLRATVAAPHGVRLLLGVRPDAEAVTWAKHHALSVNTVSGVLEITCVEELERLLPDYRKAAEEAPALLFDRMSDAQLHRLGISPDVLAIARTIRTSDQLRMLEHVLPEAQYTILHLLGDGLLPPSGTEQTYPDDVAAAIRRSQGRIALVDGPAELLELLAIAPSRQRVFLHPEQDAVAYRPSYAGPAIVFGGPGTGKTVTALHRVRHLVTRTDLPPSSVLLTSFSEGLAAALERDLAQILDVRQRLAVRVVNVDQLASELVSERRGTLRYLTDDEYTRLWADASRRTGGRYGPHVLRQEWEGVVFAQRIADLDGYLAADRRGRGRRLATTQKQQLWPGLAEASRVLLATGVWTPLTVADHAAVLLEQQPEKPFAHVVVDEVQDLHPAQWRLLRAAVAAGPDDLFLTGDAHQRIHGYRVQLKALGIDVGDRSQRLTMNYRTTAEILDWALWVLAESDSDDLDGGIDSMLGYRSARRGGEPELVGYPTAGAEHAGLVEALRGWHAEGVDWREIGVAARTPQVARAAVAVLTDADVPVDDDGVTVATMHGMKGLEFRRVALIGITDGAVPDSSALTPEDDDPLGYALDLQQERSLLFVAATRAREALRISWWGSPSSLLPRGNPFQPPACS from the coding sequence GTGGCGCAACTGGCCGTACACGTCGAGTTCCTGGGCGAGTTCGGCCGGCTCGACCCGGCTGAGCGCGAGGACCTCCGGGCCGCACTGACCCGCTTGCCCGAGCTTCCGCTGGAGACGACGCCCGGCGCCAGGGACGACCGCCTCCGCACGGCGCGCCTCACCGACCGGCTGCGCGCGACGGTCGCCGCGCCGCACGGCGTCCGATTACTGCTCGGCGTGCGGCCGGACGCGGAGGCCGTCACCTGGGCGAAGCACCACGCGCTTTCGGTGAACACCGTCTCCGGCGTCCTGGAGATCACCTGTGTCGAGGAGCTCGAACGCCTGCTCCCCGACTACCGCAAGGCAGCCGAAGAGGCACCCGCACTGCTGTTCGACCGGATGTCCGACGCCCAGCTACACCGGCTCGGCATCAGCCCGGACGTCCTGGCGATCGCCCGGACGATCCGCACTTCCGACCAGCTCCGCATGCTCGAACACGTGCTGCCCGAGGCGCAGTACACGATCCTTCACCTGCTCGGCGACGGGCTGCTGCCCCCGAGCGGTACTGAGCAGACCTATCCGGACGACGTCGCCGCCGCGATCCGACGCTCGCAGGGCCGGATCGCGCTCGTCGACGGCCCAGCCGAGCTGCTGGAACTCCTCGCGATCGCGCCGTCCCGCCAGCGGGTCTTCCTGCATCCGGAGCAGGACGCGGTGGCCTACCGGCCCTCCTACGCCGGCCCGGCGATCGTCTTCGGTGGCCCCGGCACCGGGAAGACGGTGACCGCCCTGCACCGCGTCCGGCACCTGGTGACCCGTACCGACCTCCCGCCGTCGTCCGTGCTGCTCACCTCGTTCTCGGAGGGACTGGCCGCCGCGCTGGAGCGGGACCTCGCCCAGATCCTGGACGTGCGGCAGCGCCTGGCCGTCCGGGTGGTCAACGTGGACCAGCTCGCCTCGGAGTTGGTCAGCGAGCGTCGGGGCACGCTCCGCTACCTCACCGACGACGAGTACACCCGGCTCTGGGCGGACGCCTCCCGGCGAACCGGCGGACGGTACGGGCCGCACGTCCTCCGGCAGGAGTGGGAGGGCGTCGTCTTCGCGCAGCGCATCGCCGACCTCGACGGGTACCTGGCCGCCGATCGTCGCGGGCGCGGCCGACGGCTGGCCACGACGCAGAAGCAGCAGCTCTGGCCCGGTCTGGCCGAGGCGAGCCGGGTGCTGCTCGCCACCGGCGTGTGGACACCGCTGACCGTCGCCGACCACGCCGCGGTGTTGCTCGAGCAGCAACCAGAAAAGCCTTTCGCGCACGTGGTCGTCGACGAGGTGCAGGATCTGCACCCGGCTCAGTGGCGGCTGCTCCGGGCCGCCGTCGCGGCGGGTCCGGACGACCTGTTCCTCACCGGGGACGCGCACCAGCGCATCCACGGCTACCGGGTGCAGCTGAAGGCGCTCGGCATCGACGTCGGCGACCGGTCGCAGCGACTGACGATGAACTACCGCACGACCGCCGAGATCCTCGACTGGGCGCTGTGGGTGCTCGCCGAGTCCGACTCGGACGACCTGGACGGCGGGATCGACTCGATGCTCGGCTACCGCTCGGCCCGGCGCGGCGGGGAGCCCGAACTGGTGGGTTATCCCACGGCGGGGGCGGAGCACGCGGGATTGGTCGAGGCGCTCCGGGGCTGGCACGCCGAGGGCGTCGACTGGCGAGAGATCGGGGTCGCCGCCCGGACGCCGCAGGTCGCCCGTGCCGCCGTGGCGGTGCTCACCGACGCCGACGTGCCGGTGGACGACGACGGGGTCACGGTCGCGACCATGCACGGAATGAAGGGCCTGGAGTTCCGGCGGGTCGCGTTGATCGGCATCACCGACGGCGCGGTGCCGGATTCGTCCGCGCTCACCCCCGAGGACGACGATCCGCTCGGGTACGCGCTGGACCTCCAGCAAGAACGATCGCTGTTGTTCGTGGCCGCCACCCGGGCGCGTGAGGCGCTGCGCATTTCGTGGTGGGGATCGCCGAGTTCGCTACTCCCGCGAGGGAACCCTTTTCAACCTCCGGCCTGCTCGTGA
- a CDS encoding BTAD domain-containing putative transcriptional regulator → MRFGILGPIQVSTADGASLSVGGARLRAVLALLLADVGRVVPAQRLIDGVYGSDPPAGATNALQSQVSRLRQMLGEAAPIEFHPAGYRLAVDPDDVDAHRFRSLVADAREAPDPRRAFALLTEALDLWRGPALADAGDSAPIRMLAAELEDARLNAVETRIAAALDLGDVSEDTLTELRTLVATHPLRETLRVHLIRALHTTGRTAAALLAFEEARRTLADELGADPSAELRAAHLAVLREPEHRSVSPAKRLPAQLTSFVGRDAELDRLRDLLDTHRLVTLTGPGGAGKTRLAIEAAARYPGESCLVEFAAVRTGAEIEQIVLDALGLRDGGLRPTAQAGNPQDRLVAALADRPMLLVLDNCEHVVDAAAALADQLLRRCPSLRALATSREPLGITGERLLPVRALALPAVGDPVEKAGAAPAVQLFVDRAAAASPDFVLDATTVPDVLRICRTLDGQPLALELAAARLRGLPLAEVASRLDDRFRLLSRGERTGPARHRTLRAAIEWSWDLLDDSERTLARRLTVFAGGATLAAIDQVCGLDDAELLSGLVDKSLVELSAGRYRMLDSVRMYGEEQLAEAGELKQVRRTHAEYFLELALTGDAQLRTADQLRWAAILDRERDNLHAAVRWASQADAALGLRLTAALAMYSWIRGRRGEFTALARDLLEAVGARPPHGLDEEHTICVLAARLGGYDGAWAQGDIVWPANPAETYRPPRLPFLNVLAALSTGPPAESEHLQLEAWYADLNIDPWTSALQKFGLAYLRHLFDGDVAAARANLEESLAGFRALGERWGESMALAELADIADGQGEHERFVVLNDAAMRLAAELGSDEDQAELLCRRATSSLRAGDVAGTEASFRVAAELAARAGASDVLARVHAGRGYLAWLRGDLDEAEREYRLGLAEVTGNWYIADEMRAVLLMGSGWVAYARGDAAAAREHHHAALHSGIQSFSPLTADVAEGLAGAAVLAGDTQRAATLLGLVPALRSGQSASFPQLPLPDVTSAPEYRATAALARTDAISLLHRLADD, encoded by the coding sequence ATGCGGTTCGGAATCCTGGGCCCGATCCAGGTCAGCACCGCCGACGGGGCATCGTTGTCCGTCGGCGGCGCCCGGCTGCGCGCCGTACTCGCACTGCTCCTGGCCGACGTCGGGCGCGTGGTCCCGGCACAGCGACTGATCGACGGCGTCTACGGCAGCGATCCGCCGGCCGGCGCGACGAACGCGCTGCAGTCCCAGGTCTCCCGGCTGCGGCAGATGCTCGGCGAGGCCGCACCGATCGAGTTCCACCCGGCCGGCTACCGGCTCGCGGTCGATCCCGACGACGTCGACGCCCATCGGTTCCGCTCGCTCGTCGCCGACGCCCGCGAAGCGCCCGACCCGCGGCGCGCGTTCGCCCTCCTCACCGAGGCACTCGACCTCTGGCGTGGTCCGGCGCTGGCCGACGCGGGTGACAGCGCGCCGATCCGCATGCTCGCCGCCGAACTGGAGGACGCGCGGCTGAACGCGGTGGAAACCCGGATCGCCGCCGCGCTCGACCTCGGTGACGTCTCCGAGGACACGCTCACCGAACTGCGGACGCTGGTGGCCACCCACCCGCTGCGCGAGACGCTCCGCGTCCACCTGATCCGGGCGCTGCACACGACCGGCCGGACCGCCGCCGCCCTGCTCGCGTTCGAGGAGGCCCGTCGGACGCTCGCCGACGAACTCGGCGCCGACCCTTCGGCCGAGCTGCGCGCAGCGCACCTGGCCGTTCTCCGCGAACCGGAGCACCGCTCGGTGTCCCCGGCCAAGCGGTTACCGGCGCAGCTCACCAGCTTTGTCGGTCGCGACGCCGAGCTCGACCGGCTGCGCGACCTGCTCGACACCCACCGGCTGGTCACGCTGACCGGGCCGGGCGGCGCCGGCAAGACCCGGCTGGCGATCGAGGCCGCCGCACGTTACCCGGGCGAGAGCTGCCTGGTGGAGTTCGCCGCGGTGCGGACGGGGGCCGAGATCGAACAGATCGTGCTCGACGCCCTCGGGCTGCGCGACGGCGGACTTCGGCCGACCGCCCAGGCCGGCAACCCGCAGGACCGCCTGGTCGCTGCCCTCGCCGACCGCCCGATGCTGCTCGTCCTCGACAACTGCGAACACGTCGTGGACGCCGCCGCTGCCCTCGCCGATCAGCTGCTGCGTCGCTGCCCGTCGCTGCGCGCGCTGGCCACCAGCCGCGAACCGCTCGGCATCACCGGCGAACGTCTGCTGCCGGTTCGCGCGCTCGCACTGCCCGCGGTCGGCGATCCGGTGGAGAAGGCCGGAGCCGCACCCGCTGTACAGCTCTTCGTCGATCGTGCGGCCGCGGCGAGCCCCGACTTCGTGCTGGACGCGACGACCGTGCCGGACGTGCTGCGAATCTGCCGGACGCTCGACGGCCAGCCGCTCGCGCTGGAGCTGGCCGCCGCCCGGCTCCGTGGCCTGCCGCTGGCCGAGGTCGCCTCCCGGCTGGACGACCGGTTCCGGCTGCTGTCCCGCGGCGAGCGCACCGGCCCCGCCCGGCACCGCACGCTGCGGGCCGCGATCGAGTGGAGCTGGGACCTGCTCGACGACAGCGAGCGGACGCTGGCCCGACGGCTGACCGTCTTTGCCGGTGGGGCGACGCTGGCGGCGATCGACCAGGTATGCGGCCTGGACGATGCGGAACTGCTGTCGGGGCTGGTGGACAAGTCGCTGGTCGAGCTGTCCGCGGGCCGCTACCGGATGCTCGACTCGGTGCGGATGTACGGCGAGGAGCAGCTGGCCGAGGCCGGCGAACTCAAGCAGGTCCGTCGCACACACGCCGAGTACTTCCTCGAACTGGCGCTGACCGGCGACGCTCAGCTCCGCACCGCTGACCAGCTGCGCTGGGCCGCGATCCTGGACCGCGAGCGGGACAACCTGCACGCCGCGGTGCGCTGGGCGAGCCAGGCGGACGCCGCCCTCGGGCTGCGGTTGACGGCGGCACTCGCGATGTACTCCTGGATCCGCGGCCGTCGCGGTGAGTTCACGGCGCTGGCCCGCGATCTGCTGGAGGCGGTCGGCGCGCGGCCACCCCACGGTCTGGACGAGGAGCACACGATATGTGTGCTCGCCGCGCGCCTCGGCGGATACGACGGGGCGTGGGCGCAGGGCGACATCGTCTGGCCGGCGAACCCCGCCGAGACGTACCGCCCGCCTCGCCTGCCGTTCCTCAACGTGCTCGCCGCATTGAGCACCGGGCCGCCGGCCGAGAGCGAGCACCTGCAGTTGGAGGCCTGGTACGCCGACCTGAACATCGATCCATGGACGAGCGCTCTGCAGAAGTTCGGGTTGGCGTACCTGCGGCATCTGTTCGACGGCGACGTCGCGGCGGCACGGGCGAACCTGGAGGAGTCGCTCGCGGGCTTCCGCGCGCTCGGCGAGCGGTGGGGTGAATCCATGGCGCTCGCCGAGCTCGCCGACATCGCGGACGGCCAGGGCGAGCACGAACGCTTCGTCGTGCTTAACGACGCGGCGATGCGGCTCGCCGCCGAGCTCGGATCCGACGAGGACCAGGCTGAACTGCTCTGCCGCCGGGCGACGAGCAGCCTCCGCGCCGGAGACGTGGCGGGTACCGAGGCGTCCTTCCGGGTCGCCGCCGAACTCGCCGCGCGGGCCGGTGCCTCCGACGTGCTGGCCCGCGTCCACGCCGGACGGGGTTACCTCGCGTGGCTGCGCGGCGACCTGGACGAGGCGGAGCGCGAGTACCGGCTCGGACTGGCCGAGGTGACCGGCAACTGGTACATCGCCGACGAGATGCGGGCGGTGCTGCTGATGGGATCCGGCTGGGTCGCGTACGCGCGCGGCGACGCCGCGGCCGCCCGCGAACACCACCACGCAGCGCTGCACAGCGGCATCCAATCGTTCTCACCGCTCACGGCCGACGTCGCGGAGGGCCTGGCCGGAGCGGCGGTGCTCGCGGGCGACACGCAGCGGGCCGCGACGCTGCTCGGACTGGTGCCGGCGCTGCGTAGCGGGCAGAGCGCGAGCTTCCCGCAGCTCCCGTTGCCGGACGTGACGTCCGCTCCCGAGTACCGGGCAACCGCCGCACTGGCCCGCACCGACGCGATCTCACTGCTCCACCGCCTGGCCGACGACTAA
- a CDS encoding MMPL family transporter, with the protein MTTQLDTPPTPLPPEPDPPGWRRLVALPAGRRAKFLVLLCWLVLAGVAAPLAASLTSVQDNDSLTSAPHSSEAYQAQQRIEEAFPGADALVAVAVYVRDGGLTDADRAAVEADRAAFAQYAIDRTVPPATPSEDGQALLLSFPLAGDSDAQSDATEKIRDGLEAGNPAGLDTALTGSAGADGDIFDAFEGMDLMLVLVTAGVVTLLLLITYRSPILWLIPLFSVAIASQVASAVVYLLAKNDVLSVDLQAQNILTILVFGAGTDYALLLISRYREELRRHEDRHRAMAVALQRSFPAILASAATVSLALLCLLFADLNGTRSLGPVAALGVVAAFAAMTTLLPALLVICGRWLFWPFVPRVGEVVEPRDSRVWSAVARVVKRAPGRIWASTAALLVAAAFGATTLGLGLPADETFTSEVGSVTGQRLVEQHYAGGTSAPADIVVSADQAPEAAAAAEGVEGVSAVSAPRVSEGTALISATLADPPDSDAAQQTVERLRDAVDDTGALVGGQTAWQLDTEQTSERDNRVLMPLILGVVFLVLVLLLRAVVAPLLLIASVVLSYAAALGVAAGILHLIGYPRLEHSIVLSTFLFLVALGVDYSIFLMTRAREEVRHLGHREGVLRALTVTGGVVTSAGVVLAATFAALCVLPLVPSVQIGIIVAVGVLLDTFVVRTLLVPALAIQVGPKFWWPSR; encoded by the coding sequence ATGACCACTCAACTGGACACGCCCCCAACCCCACTCCCGCCCGAGCCAGACCCTCCCGGCTGGCGCCGACTAGTCGCCCTGCCCGCCGGTCGGCGCGCCAAGTTCCTGGTTCTGCTCTGCTGGCTGGTACTGGCCGGAGTCGCCGCACCGCTCGCCGCCAGCTTGACCAGCGTCCAGGACAACGATTCGCTGACCTCGGCGCCGCACTCGTCGGAGGCATACCAGGCGCAGCAACGCATCGAAGAGGCGTTCCCCGGCGCGGACGCCCTGGTGGCGGTTGCGGTCTACGTCCGCGACGGCGGCCTGACCGACGCCGACCGGGCCGCCGTCGAGGCGGATCGCGCCGCGTTCGCGCAGTACGCGATCGACCGGACGGTGCCACCGGCCACGCCGAGCGAGGACGGGCAGGCGCTGCTGCTGTCGTTCCCGCTCGCCGGCGACAGCGACGCCCAGTCGGACGCGACCGAGAAGATCCGCGACGGGCTCGAGGCCGGCAACCCGGCAGGTCTGGACACCGCCCTCACCGGGTCGGCCGGCGCCGACGGGGACATCTTCGACGCGTTCGAGGGCATGGACCTCATGCTCGTCCTGGTCACCGCCGGGGTGGTGACCCTGCTCCTGCTGATCACCTACCGCAGTCCGATCCTCTGGTTGATCCCGCTGTTCTCGGTGGCGATCGCCAGCCAGGTCGCGAGCGCCGTCGTTTATCTGCTCGCGAAGAACGACGTGCTCTCGGTCGACCTGCAGGCGCAGAACATCCTCACGATCCTGGTGTTCGGCGCCGGTACCGACTACGCGCTCCTACTGATCTCCCGCTACCGGGAAGAGCTCCGCCGGCACGAAGACCGGCACCGGGCGATGGCCGTCGCACTGCAGCGGTCGTTCCCGGCGATCCTCGCGTCGGCGGCCACGGTGTCGCTGGCGCTGCTCTGCCTGCTCTTCGCCGACCTGAACGGCACCCGGTCGCTCGGGCCGGTCGCGGCGCTCGGCGTCGTCGCCGCGTTCGCCGCGATGACCACGCTGCTGCCCGCGCTGCTCGTGATCTGCGGACGGTGGCTGTTCTGGCCGTTCGTGCCGCGGGTGGGCGAGGTCGTGGAGCCCCGGGACTCGCGCGTTTGGAGTGCGGTGGCGCGGGTGGTTAAGCGTGCGCCGGGCCGCATCTGGGCCTCGACGGCGGCGCTGCTGGTCGCCGCTGCGTTCGGCGCGACCACGCTCGGGCTCGGCTTGCCCGCGGACGAGACGTTCACCTCCGAAGTGGGCTCGGTGACCGGTCAGCGGCTGGTCGAGCAGCACTACGCCGGCGGAACCTCTGCACCGGCGGACATCGTTGTCTCCGCCGACCAGGCCCCGGAGGCAGCTGCCGCCGCGGAGGGCGTCGAGGGCGTCAGCGCGGTGAGCGCTCCCCGGGTCTCGGAGGGCACCGCGTTGATCTCCGCGACGCTCGCCGACCCGCCGGACAGCGACGCTGCGCAACAGACCGTCGAGCGGCTGCGCGACGCGGTGGACGACACCGGGGCGCTGGTCGGCGGCCAAACTGCGTGGCAGCTCGACACCGAGCAGACGTCCGAGCGCGATAACCGGGTGCTGATGCCGCTCATCCTCGGCGTGGTGTTCCTGGTGCTGGTCTTGCTGCTGCGGGCCGTCGTCGCCCCGCTGCTGCTGATCGCCAGCGTCGTGCTGTCGTACGCGGCCGCACTCGGGGTCGCGGCGGGCATCCTGCACCTGATCGGGTACCCGCGTCTGGAGCACAGCATCGTGCTGTCGACGTTCCTGTTCCTGGTCGCGCTCGGCGTCGACTACTCGATCTTCCTGATGACGCGGGCCCGCGAGGAAGTTCGGCACCTCGGGCACCGGGAGGGCGTGCTCCGGGCGCTCACCGTCACCGGCGGCGTGGTCACCAGCGCCGGCGTCGTGCTGGCGGCCACGTTCGCCGCGCTCTGCGTGCTGCCGCTCGTTCCTTCTGTCCAGATCGGGATCATCGTGGCGGTCGGCGTCCTGCTCGACACGTTCGTCGTGCGGACGTTGCTCGTCCCGGCGCTCGCCATCCAGGTGGGGCCGAAGTTCTGGTGGCCGTCGCGCTGA